One segment of Hippopotamus amphibius kiboko isolate mHipAmp2 chromosome 2, mHipAmp2.hap2, whole genome shotgun sequence DNA contains the following:
- the SEC11A gene encoding signal peptidase complex catalytic subunit SEC11A codes for MLSLDFLDDVRRMNKRQLYYQVLNFGMIVSSALMIWKGLMVITGSESPIVVVLSGSMEPAFHRGDLLFLTNRVEDPIRVGEIVVFRIEGREIPIVHRVLKIHEKQNGHIKFLTKGDNNAVDDRGLYKQGQHWLEKKDVVGRARGFVPYIGIVTILMNDYPKFKYAVLFLLGLFVLVHRE; via the exons CTCTATTATCAAGTCCTAAATTTTGGAATGATTGTCTCCTCGGCACTAATGATCTGGAAGGGGTTAATGGTCATAACTGGAAGTGAAAGTCCAATTGTAGTGGTGCtcag tGGCAGCATGGAACCTGCATTTCATAGAGGAGATCTTCTCTTTCTAACAAATCGAGTTGAAGATCCCATACGAGTGGGAGAAATTGTTGTTTTTAGGATAGAAGGAAGAGAGATTCCTATAGTTCACCGAGTCTTGAAGATTCACGAAAA GCAAAATGGACATATCAAGTTTTTGACCAAAGGAGATAATAATGCGGTTGATGACCGAGGCCTCTATAAACAAGGACAACATTGGCTAGAGAAAAAAGACGTCGTGGGGAGAGCGAGGGG gtttGTTCCTTACATTGGGATTGTGACGATCCTCATGAATGACTATCCTAAATTTAAG tATGCAGTGCTCTTTTTGCTGGGTTTATTTGTGCTGGTCCATCGTGAGTAA